In the Brettanomyces nanus chromosome 1, complete sequence genome, cgataaagaaaagaaggtaACTGGAGGTCGTAATGGTTATGGTGCCAAGCTTTGTAACATTTTTTCCACCGAATTTATCGTGAAGACTGCTGATAAGTCCAATGGAAAGACATATACCCAATCCTGGCATAATAATATGTCTATTGTGGATAAGCCGGTTATTAAACCAATGAAGAACAAAACTGAATATACTGAAATCATTTTCAAGCCTGATTTGGCTAAATTTGGCATGGATCATTTGGATGCTGACATTTTAGGCATCCTTCAGCGTCGTGTCTTTGATGTGTGCGGTTCTGTTCGTGGTATTCGTGTTAGTCTTAATGGGAAGACTTTGAGAATTAACAATTTCAAACAGTACACCGAGATGTATATAAAAGCACTTGCAGAGGAAAAAAGTAGTATCTCCAGAAGCTCGTCTGCTCCAATTAAGAAGGAGTCTTTTGATGACGACGCTCTGGCAGAGAAAGATATTCCGACTGCAGTGGAAATAGAGAAGCCACCTACGATTGTTTACCAGTCTCTAAATGAACGTTGGGAAGTGGCATTTTCTGTGTCCAACGGCAATTTTAGTCAAGTGTCCTTCGTGAATTCGATTGCCACAACATCCGGTGGTACCCATGTTGATCTTATTACTAACATGCTTGTCAATAAAATCATGGAGTATGTAAAAAAGAAGCACCGTCGTGCTATGTTGAGACCTTTCCAGGTGAAAAACAATATGTTCATTTTTATCAATTGTCTAATTGAGAATCCTGCCTTTACTTCGCAAACCAAGGAGCAGCTAACGACTAGACCCTCTCAGTACGGTGGTAAGGAGCTCGAGTTCCCTGAAgcctttttgaaaaaggtGTATAATTCGGGCATCTTGGATCAAGTGTTGGATATTGCTGAGGCAAATGCCGATCGGGCTCTTaagaagatggatggtAGTCgaaaaaatagaatcaCTGGATACCCCAAGTTGGAAGATGCAAATAGGGCCGGTACTCGCGAAGGTCATAAATGTACTTTGATCCTTACTGAGGGTGATTCTGCCTTGACTTTAGCCGTAGCAGGTTTGGCTGTTGTTGGCCGTAACTATTACGGCTGTTACCCACTACGTGGTAAAATGTTAAATGTTCGTGAGGCTAGTTTAGATCAAATCATGAAGAATCAGGAGATTCAGGCTATCAAGCAGATTATGGGTCTTCACCATAAGAAGCGGTATGATAGTTCCAACATTAAGTCTTTGAGATACGGTCATCTTATGATTATGACAGATCAGGATCATGATGGTTCCCATATTAAGGGCTTAATCATTAACTTCTTGGAGACTTCTTTCTTAGGTCTTTTGGAGATTCCAAACTTTTTGATTGAATTCATCACTCCTATTGTCAAGGTAACCATTTTAAGTGGTGTAAATAAGAGGAACGTTATTCCATTCTATAACATGCCGGAATACGAGAAATGGCGTGATGTTGAGGGTATTGCTTGCTCTTATAAACAAAAGTATTACAAAGGTTTAGGTACGTCGACCCCAGGAGAAATGCGAGAGTATTTCAGCAAGCTTGATAAACACTTAAAGAAGTTTCACGCTTTGCAAGAGGGCGATGCTGTGTTTATCGATTTAGccttttccaaaaaaaaGGCTGATGATCGTAAAGAATGGCTAAGGGCTTATCAGCCGGGTACATTCTTGGATCCAGACTTGCAAGAAATCCCGATTTCTGACTTTATTAACAAGGAGCTCATTTTATACTCGATGGCCGACAATATTCGTTCGATTCcttctgttgttgatggCTTCAAACCttctcaaagaaagatccTCTTTGGATGCTACAAACGTAACTTAAAAGGAGAAATCAAGGTTTCTCAGTTGGAAGGCTACATTGCTGAGCATACCGGTTATCATCATGGTGATGTCTCTTTGATTCAAACCATTGTGTCGTTGGCACAAGACTTTGTCGGTTCAAACAATCTGAACTTGCTCTTCCCTCATGGTGGTTTTGGTTCTCGTGGTGCAGGTGGTAAGGATGCCGCCGCTGCTAGGTATATTTTTACTGAGCTTTCCGACATTACGAGGAAGGTGTTCAATCCGTTGGACAATAAGCTTCTTACGTATATGCAGGATGATGAACAGACTGTTGAACCAGATTGGTATGTACCTGTTATTCCAATGGTTCTTGTGAATGGTGCTGAAGGTATTGGTTCTGGTTGGAGCACGTCAATTCCGTCATATAATCCAGAAGATATTGTGGAGAATATCCGGCGCATGATGAAAGGAGATGAGCCTGAAGAAATGACGCCCTGGTATAAAGGCTGGAAGGGTGAAATCAGAAAGATTAGTAAGGACAGATATCGGATTGAAGGTACTATTCATCAGGTTGATGAAAGCACGTTGCATATCACCGAATTGCCAGTTAAAATGTGGACAATCACTATGAAAGAGTTTTTGTTGAAAGGGTTGGCCGGTACTGAAAAACAGAAACCTTGGATCAAGGATATGGAGGAGGATCATGGTGTCGGCATTAAGTTCATTGTGAAATTATCTCCCGAAGAAATGGCCAAGAGTTTAAGGTGTGGGCTTAAGGAGAGATTCAAGTTGATCTCCAGTATCAGCACCAGCAACATGGTTCTTTTCGATGCCACAGGCCGGATTAAGAAATACGAGAACGCCGAACAAATCATAGAAGATTATTACCATGTTAGGCTGGACTATTATCAAAGACGTAAGGATTACATGGTCACGGATCTCTCTAATCAGTTGGAAAAGTTATCAAGTCAGGCTCGGTTTGTCGAGATgattattgagaaagatcttGTTGTCAATAACAAGAAACGCCCGGTTATTGTCAAAGAGTTGCAGAATAAGGGATTCCCTGGATTCGATAAGAATAATGATCCTGTTAGGGTGAAAGCTGCTGAGATGGATTTGGAAACCGATAAGGAGGGAAGCTCTAATGGtgatgacgataatgatgatgatgatgatgacgacgagGAAATTGTTGCTGCAgctgaggaagaaacaggTATGGTTGTTAATAATAACCGTAGTGTTACATCCTTGTATGACTACTTGTTGGGTATGCAGATTTGGTCGTTAACCAGAGAAAGGTACctgaaattgttgaagcagaGAGACGAGAAGGAGTCTGAATTGACCATTCTTTTAGGTAAGAGTGCTAAGGACCTCTGGAATGAGGACTTAGAGGAGTTTGTGACGGCATGGCAcaagttcttgaaggaggatgaggatAGGCAAAAATTAATGGTTCCGGATGCTCCGTCTCAaagtaaaaagaaacgtaGTCGGAAGCGCAAGGTTAAGACTGAGAATGAAAGCGCACAAGTCAAA is a window encoding:
- a CDS encoding uncharacterized protein (BUSCO:EOG093403J0); the encoded protein is MASDDDADFLLEESFHSSSINHKKSSPLATSTNKINGGSTTHKSSSASHKNSSASDHYQKLSQLEHILKRPDSYIGSIEKFESEQWVYNSETEAMEFKKVNIVPGLFKIFDEILVNAADNKIRDSSMKKIDVKIDAEKNIFSVKNDGRGIPVEIHTKENMYIPQMIFGNLLTSSNYNDKEKKVTGGRNGYGAKLCNIFSTEFIVKTADKSNGKTYTQSWHNNMSIVDKPVIKPMKNKTEYTEIIFKPDLAKFGMDHLDADILGILQRRVFDVCGSVRGIRVSLNGKTLRINNFKQYTEMYIKALAEEKSSISRSSSAPIKKESFDDDALAEKDIPTAVEIEKPPTIVYQSLNERWEVAFSVSNGNFSQVSFVNSIATTSGGTHVDLITNMLVNKIMEYVKKKHRRAMLRPFQVKNNMFIFINCLIENPAFTSQTKEQLTTRPSQYGGKELEFPEAFLKKVYNSGILDQVLDIAEANADRALKKMDGSRKNRITGYPKLEDANRAGTREGHKCTLILTEGDSALTLAVAGLAVVGRNYYGCYPLRGKMLNVREASLDQIMKNQEIQAIKQIMGLHHKKRYDSSNIKSLRYGHLMIMTDQDHDGSHIKGLIINFLETSFLGLLEIPNFLIEFITPIVKVTILSGVNKRNVIPFYNMPEYEKWRDVEGIACSYKQKYYKGLGTSTPGEMREYFSKLDKHLKKFHALQEGDAVFIDLAFSKKKADDRKEWLRAYQPGTFLDPDLQEIPISDFINKELILYSMADNIRSIPSVVDGFKPSQRKILFGCYKRNLKGEIKVSQLEGYIAEHTGYHHGDVSLIQTIVSLAQDFVGSNNLNLLFPHGGFGSRGAGGKDAAAARYIFTELSDITRKVFNPLDNKLLTYMQDDEQTVEPDWYVPVIPMVLVNGAEGIGSGWSTSIPSYNPEDIVENIRRMMKGDEPEEMTPWYKGWKGEIRKISKDRYRIEGTIHQVDESTLHITELPVKMWTITMKEFLLKGLAGTEKQKPWIKDMEEDHGVGIKFIVKLSPEEMAKSLRCGLKERFKLISSISTSNMVLFDATGRIKKYENAEQIIEDYYHVRLDYYQRRKDYMVTDLSNQLEKLSSQARFVEMIIEKDLVVNNKKRPVIVKELQNKGFPGFDKNNDPVRVKAAEMDLETDKEGSSNGDDDNDDDDDDDEEIVAAAEEETGMVVNNNRSVTSLYDYLLGMQIWSLTRERYLKLLKQRDEKESELTILLGKSAKDLWNEDLEEFVTAWHKFLKEDEDRQKLMVPDAPSQSKKKRSRKRKVKTENESAQVKKPKTLKQSKLSVKKELDDPSILKYAKGAAAKQSSKKEMKEEETSTPFKSVFGKPKGKSSSPFGGKFTAAFSAFNSSDSIKLEDDNELESTAIKESSEEPLKPKKRVRVRKIAKKVEDDFLEDDDDDEIVQLDSDEDDIVSSVKHASRRAMTKSYAVDASFDDDEVVALADDSDESYHEYE